A stretch of DNA from Roseovarius faecimaris:
CGCGGATCGGCGATTCCCGATAGGGGGTTGTGCCGCGCGGGGGCCAAAGGCGCGGAGACAGGCACGCCCGGGACAGGCGAAAATTCTGTACAGTTTGTACAGTTTACCCCCCTGAATTGTACAATCGACGGATCGCGACACTTGGCCCCAGCGGGCGGTGCGGTTCGGTTTGGTTAACCTCTCGGCGCGAGGCTGGCGGCATGTACCGCATCCTTCCGGCCCATGTGTTTCGCCTCAGCTTCAGCCAGACCCTGCTGCGCGTCGGGCAAGGGGCCGAACGCGTGCTGATCACGCGGAACGGGCATGACCTGGCGGGGCTGGTGTCGGTGCATGACCTCGACCGGCTGGAAAAGGTGGACGCCCATAGCACGGAAATGATGGAGGAACGCCACCGGCGGATGATGGCGGAGTTTCGGCGGTTGAAGGAGGGGGGTGGGTGAACGACGATTTCAACGCTGCGCAACAATTTACTAAGCCACCTACTCGAGATTGAAGCGATGCTAACGCCTCATTGCTCTATCTATACATCGGATTAGTTCTTTCCCATGCTCGTAAGCGGTTTTTAGATCGCCATAAGTAGCGGTATTTGGCCAAACACCCTCGTGTACAAAATTGTGACGCCAGATAATAAGATTTCCATAGCTGCTTTTCACGCTACCCTGTCGACTAGACAATGCTGCTTCCTCTGCGCTCTTCAACTCGCGATCAAATCTATCACAATATTTTTTTCCAAAGGAGAAGATGTGGCGTTTCCGAATATCGCTTAGCTTGATTTGTCCGTTCAGTCGTTCAAACCTACTTCTCGCTAATTCTCCCAACGCTCGATGCTTTTGATCTGAAAAACGATAAATTATGTCTTTTATTGCCAACTCATAAGCTGTTACGGCAGAGATCGCCAGAAAGCCGAGGTATCTTGAACGAATAAAATCGTCCGGCAGGCCCGTGATTACCCCATCGACGTGCTCCAAATAGTCATCAGCTAAATTAAATCTGTCTTCGAATGGCATACTTAACGCAGGTGTCTGGTTGCGATTTTTAACCTCTCTTCAACGGTCACAGTGTCACTTGTATTGAAATAAATACACTGCTTGAAATCATCATCTTCATATAGCTCCTCCATCTTTTCTCTTAGATTAGACGGAAGCTTTTTCGCCTTTGGCAACAGTGCGTAGTAGACTGAATCCAGTGCAGCTAAGTTGATAGGGCCTCTAACATGGAAAGGGCGTTCGCCTATCTCAGTCAGAAGCGATTTCGTGACGGTTGTGAATGCGGATTTGAACTCTTTGAATACCTTTGACTTTGCCGTGCGATTTGCAGCCATCGCCTTATTTAGAAATCCCTTCATGGGTTTTTCATAGTCGCTCCCAGAACTAAAGAATGAGAATACTCGCAAGATTATCTCAACATCTCGTTGATGTTTTTCAGGTTTGGGGCGACCGATTACTTCACGCCATTCTGGCAAATCATTTAGAGTTCTAAGTTCATTGACGATTTGTCCTGAAAAGACGCAGTTTCTTATTTCTTGCGGACGCAGAGGCGTACCGCCAGTATTAAGACGCTCAAACACATAGTACATACTTGTGTCATCATCCGAGGGAGCCAACTGCTTGATGTTGACTACTCGCATGACAGTGTTTCTTAGTTTTCTTTGGTCTTCATCTGAAAGATCAACATAACGTTTCTTTGCATACGGGCTCTTCTCATCTAATCCGGAAAGCCTGAACACTTGACGTCTACCTTGTGCATTCTCTACGCCGAAAAATCCTTCAAAAAAGAATGCTATCGACGAGACTCTTTGTAGGCCGTCGATAACCAATCTTTTTTCATCATCTCCTACATAAAAGAACACTTGCGGAACAGGCAATCCTAGAAGAAAAGACTCTATCAACAATGAAGACTGTTTGATTGTCCAAACAAAATTTCTTTGAAATTCAGGGGCTTCTATCTCTCCATCGGCCCACATCTCGGCCAACCCTTTTAGTGTATAGTCCGACGGGTAAATGTTAAGATCAAAACTAACGAATTGTTCGTTGTCTTCATTGTCAACATCGAATTCCATATCAGTTTCTTGATCAGTTTTGTCTTTGGTCAAAGTCGATTTTCTCCATTTTATCCTTGCGACAAAGTCCAACAAAACACTCTCTAAGGCAACCGCTTTGCGCGGAAATGGCTAACTTATCTCGCTCCCCCGCCGACGAACTGCGGTGCGGCGATCCGACTGTCCTTCTACAGCACTTTATCCCGGCCATATCCGAAAGACCTTTGAGCGGCGCGCCCAGCGCAACCCTATCGCCGTGCCGGGGGGCGGCCCGGCGATGGCGCGGCGGCTTCGCCTTGATTCCGCGCTGAGGGACAGGGGGGCGGAGGTTAGTGCGCCTCGGCCCAGTTGCTGCCCTGCCCGGCATCGACCACGAGGGGCACGTCGAGCTTGACCGCCGGATCAGCCGCGCCTTCCATGACGGAGCGGGCGGCATCAATCAGCGCGTCTTCCGCCCCCGCTTCCACCTCGAAGATCAGTTCGTCATGCACTTGCAGGAGCATTTTCGCGGGCTGGTCCGCGATGGCGTCGGGCATGCGGATCATGGCGCGGCGGATGATGTCGGCCGCTGTCCCCTGGATGGGCGCGTTGATGGCGGCGCGTTTGGCAAAGCCGGCGCGGGGGCCTTTGGCGGCAATCTCGGGCGTGTGGATGCGGCGGCCAAAGAGGGTCTGGACATAGCCGTGCTCCTTGGCGAAGGCGACGGTGTTATCCATATAGGCGCGGATGCCGGGGAACCGCTCGAAATAGCGGTCGATGAAGGCCTGTGCCTCGGCGCGGGGGATGCGCAGGTTGCGGGCGAGGCCGAAGCCGGAGATGCCGTAGATGACGCCGAAGTTGATCGCCTTGGCGCGGCGGCGGATTTCGGGGGTCATGTCGTCCATCGGGACGTCGAACATCTCCGACGCGGTCATGGCGTGGATGTCCTGCCCCTCGCGGAAGGCCTGTTTGAGGGCGGGCAGGTCGGCGATATGGGCGAGGATCCTGAGCTCGATCTGCGAATAGTCGAGGGAGACGAGGGTGTTGCCGGGCTCGGCGATGAAGGCCTCGCGGATGCGGCGGCCCTCTTCGGTGCGCACGGGGATGTTCTGCAGGTTGGGGTCGGTGGAGGCGAGGCGGCCGGTGTTGGCCCCGGTCTGGACGTAAGAGGTGTGGACGCGGCCGGTGTCGGGGTCGATATGGTCCTGCAGGGCGTCGGTATAGGTGGATTTGAGTTTGGAGAGCTGCCGCCAGTCGAGGACACGGGCGGGCAGTTCATGCTCTGTCGCCAGATCCTCCAGCACATCGGCGCCAGTGGCATAGGCGCCGGTCTTGCCCTTCTTGCCGCCCTCAAGGCCCATCTCGTCGAACAGGATTTCCCCCAGTTGCTTGGGGGAGCCGACGTTGAAGGAGCGGCCTGCAAGCTCGTGAATCTCAGCCTCCAGCCCCGCCATCTTCTGGGCAAAGGCGTTGGACATGCGCGAGAGCACCTCGCGGTCCACCTTGATCCCGTGGCGCTCCATTTGGGCCAGCACGGGCGACAGCGGGCGTTCGAGCGTTTCATAGACGGTGGTGGCCTGGTGGCGGTGCAACTGCGGTTTGAAGGTGAGCCAGAGGCGCAGGGTGATATCGGCATCCTCGGCGGCGTATTTGACCGCATCATCAATCGCGACCTTGTCGAAGGTGATGGCCGATTTGCCGGTGCCGAGCAGGTCCTTGATGGGGATCGGAGTGTGATTGAGATAGCGCTCTGACAGCGTGTCCATCCCGTGCCCGTGCACCCCGGAATAAAGCGCATAGGACATCAGCATGGTATCGTCGAAAGGCGCGACGGTGAGCCCGTAGCGGGCGAGCACCTTGGCATCGTATTTCATGTTCTGGCCGATCTTGAGGATGGCCTCATCCTCCAGAACAGGCTTCAGCGCGTCGAGCACGTCCTGCAACGGCAACTGGCCCTCAAGCAGCGCGTCCGAGCCAAAGAGATCATCGGCGCTGCCGTCCTTGTGGCCGAGCGGGATATAGCAGGCCTGACCGGGCTGGATGGCAAGGCAGATGCCCACCAGATCGGCCTGCATTTCATTGAGCGAGGTCGTCTCGGTATCCACCGCCACATAGCCCTGATGCCGGATCAGCCTGATCCAGCTGTCCAGCGCCTTCATGTCGGAGATGCGCTCATAGGCATCCGGGTCTATGCCGGGCCACTCGGGCGCGGGCCCCTCTCCCGCCTCTTGCGTGGCGGGCTCGGGAATGGCGGGCGGCTCTACTTGGAGCGCCTCGGCAATGCGCTTGGTGAGCGTGCGGAATTCCATCTCGGCCAAAAAGGTCATGAGCCGTTCAGGGTCCGGCTCGCGCACTTCAAGATCGTCGAGTGTAAATTCCAACGGTGTTTCGCAATCGAGCTGGACGAGACGCTTGCTGAGCTCGATCTGCTCGCGATTGTCCAGGAGGGTCTGGCGGCGCTTGGGCTGCGGGATCTCTTCGGCACGGTCCAGCAAAGTCTCCAGATCGCCGAACTCGTTGATCAGCAAGGCGGCTGTCTTGACCCCGATGCCGGGCGCTCCGGGCACGTTATCCACACTGTCCCCTGCCAAGGCCTGCACATCGACAACCCGCTCCGGGCCCACGCCAAACTTGGCCTCAACCCCCTCGACGCCGATGCGGTTGTTCTTCATCGCATCGAACATCTCGACCCCGCCGCCGACAAGCTGCATCAGGTCCTTGTCCGACGAGATGATCGTCACCCGCCCGCCCGCATCGCGTGCCCGGCACG
This window harbors:
- a CDS encoding type II toxin-antitoxin system prevent-host-death family antitoxin; amino-acid sequence: MYRILPAHVFRLSFSQTLLRVGQGAERVLITRNGHDLAGLVSVHDLDRLEKVDAHSTEMMEERHRRMMAEFRRLKEGGG
- a CDS encoding HEPN domain-containing protein → MPFEDRFNLADDYLEHVDGVITGLPDDFIRSRYLGFLAISAVTAYELAIKDIIYRFSDQKHRALGELARSRFERLNGQIKLSDIRKRHIFSFGKKYCDRFDRELKSAEEAALSSRQGSVKSSYGNLIIWRHNFVHEGVWPNTATYGDLKTAYEHGKELIRCIDRAMRR
- a CDS encoding DUF262 domain-containing protein, encoding MTKDKTDQETDMEFDVDNEDNEQFVSFDLNIYPSDYTLKGLAEMWADGEIEAPEFQRNFVWTIKQSSLLIESFLLGLPVPQVFFYVGDDEKRLVIDGLQRVSSIAFFFEGFFGVENAQGRRQVFRLSGLDEKSPYAKKRYVDLSDEDQRKLRNTVMRVVNIKQLAPSDDDTSMYYVFERLNTGGTPLRPQEIRNCVFSGQIVNELRTLNDLPEWREVIGRPKPEKHQRDVEIILRVFSFFSSGSDYEKPMKGFLNKAMAANRTAKSKVFKEFKSAFTTVTKSLLTEIGERPFHVRGPINLAALDSVYYALLPKAKKLPSNLREKMEELYEDDDFKQCIYFNTSDTVTVEERLKIATRHLR
- the polA gene encoding DNA polymerase I, yielding MAFGKGHHLHLIDGSAFIFRAYHALPPLTRKSDGLPVGAVSGFCNMLQKYVQDNHGPDAPTHVAVIFDKGSHTFRNEMYPEYKANREAMPEDLRPQIPLTRQATEAFNIACKEMEGYEADDIIATLSCRARDAGGRVTIISSDKDLMQLVGGGVEMFDAMKNNRIGVEGVEAKFGVGPERVVDVQALAGDSVDNVPGAPGIGVKTAALLINEFGDLETLLDRAEEIPQPKRRQTLLDNREQIELSKRLVQLDCETPLEFTLDDLEVREPDPERLMTFLAEMEFRTLTKRIAEALQVEPPAIPEPATQEAGEGPAPEWPGIDPDAYERISDMKALDSWIRLIRHQGYVAVDTETTSLNEMQADLVGICLAIQPGQACYIPLGHKDGSADDLFGSDALLEGQLPLQDVLDALKPVLEDEAILKIGQNMKYDAKVLARYGLTVAPFDDTMLMSYALYSGVHGHGMDTLSERYLNHTPIPIKDLLGTGKSAITFDKVAIDDAVKYAAEDADITLRLWLTFKPQLHRHQATTVYETLERPLSPVLAQMERHGIKVDREVLSRMSNAFAQKMAGLEAEIHELAGRSFNVGSPKQLGEILFDEMGLEGGKKGKTGAYATGADVLEDLATEHELPARVLDWRQLSKLKSTYTDALQDHIDPDTGRVHTSYVQTGANTGRLASTDPNLQNIPVRTEEGRRIREAFIAEPGNTLVSLDYSQIELRILAHIADLPALKQAFREGQDIHAMTASEMFDVPMDDMTPEIRRRAKAINFGVIYGISGFGLARNLRIPRAEAQAFIDRYFERFPGIRAYMDNTVAFAKEHGYVQTLFGRRIHTPEIAAKGPRAGFAKRAAINAPIQGTAADIIRRAMIRMPDAIADQPAKMLLQVHDELIFEVEAGAEDALIDAARSVMEGAADPAVKLDVPLVVDAGQGSNWAEAH